A genome region from Drosophila simulans strain w501 chromosome 2R, Prin_Dsim_3.1, whole genome shotgun sequence includes the following:
- the LOC6734022 gene encoding small integral membrane protein 12-A, with translation MWPIVMALIRRNAVYITLPIAGVVGFIGYNIESWISDKYTPYSPSIQELRAKRLTEESLNTDAANVEKLRLSSPVLERNLSPSLQPKA, from the exons ATGTGGCCAATTGTAATGGCTCTGATAAGGCGTAACGCCGTTTACATCACTTTGCCCATAGCCGGCGTTGTGGGTTTTATTGGCTATAACATCGAGAGCTGGATATCTGACAAATACACCCCATACAGTC CATCCATACAAGAGTTGCGCGCTAAACGGTTGACAGAAGAAAGTTTGAATACAGATGCCGCTAATGTGGAGAAATTACGACTGAGTAGTCCCGTACTGGAACGCAACCTCTCCCCGTCGCTGCAGCCCAAGGCCTAG